The Ammoniphilus oxalaticus genome includes the window GCTACTTGTTGCAACAACATATCGCCAATCGTATGCCCTAACGTATCATTCACATATTTAAAACGGTCCATGTCTACGTACATCAAAGCGACCTGTTCCTGGTCACCCGCCCGTTTAATTGCTTGTTTCAACTCTCGTTGGAATTTCCTCCGATTAGGTAGATCAGTTAACTCATCATGATACGCAAGATACTCATTCAATTGCTGCATCTTCCTTTGTTCCGTTATATCGTAAACAGAACCGACCACTTCCAAAACTTGTCCATTTTGTCTGACAGGAGATAACTCAAATCGAAAACATCTTTCTACTAAGTCGACTTCATAATTAACGACTTCACCACGGAACGATCGCTCATAATGCAAACATTTATGCGCCGCAACCTCTGGCGAAAAAATATCGTACGGTGTTTTCCCAGCATGTGTTTCCGTGCTTAATTGGAGCGAGGCGAGCAGTTTCCCTTCCAACATCGTATAGTAAAACATGCCATTTTCGCGCATTTTAAGTTTAAAAATACCATTATGTAGATTTTTAACCGTTTGTCTAAAATCATCTTTCAATGCTTTTTGCAGCGCGGCTTCCGCTTCCTTCTGTTCCGTTATATCCGTGCGGATCGCCACATATTGATAAGGTTTCCCCTGTTCATTAAGAAACGGAACGATCGTCGTGTGAACCCAATAACAACTGCCGTCTTTCGCTCTGTTTTTAATCTCGCCACGCCATGTTTCACCCTGTCCAATCGTCCGCCACATCTCTCTAAAAAAATTTCGATCATGGTACCCGGAACTGACTATGCGGTTATCTTGACCTAGCAATTCTTCTCTTCTGTATTGCGAGATTTCACAAAATTTATCGTTCACGTATTCAATAACTCCACGTTGATTCGTAATCACAAGAATAGATGATTCATCTAACGCCGTCCGAATGTCAGACAGTTCCTTCATTAATTTTTCAACAGAGTTAGATTCGATGAATCGGTTCATAAGCTGTCTCCTTTCTTGGATATCTTTAACATGGTTAGGCCCATTATACTATAATCACTTGTTTTGTATAGGCGCCTTTTTCCATTTTTTAATTAGCGCCTTTAAATACGATTTAAAAAACCCGCAGTGCCAAAAGGGATTCCTTCAGCAACCGCGGGCTATGGTTATCGTCCATTATGCTATCTTTTAAAACCTTCGCCAAGCACTTCATTCGCGCTCGTGACAATGATAAACGCGGCTGGATCAATCTCGCGCACGGCCTGTTTTAAGGTGTTGATCTCATTTTGCGAGACAACGCACATCAACACAGGACGTTCTTTATCCGTATAGCCGCCATAACCTGGAATCTTCGTTACACCCCGATCCATTTCGTACAAAATCGCCTGCTGAATTTTTTCAGCGTCTTGGGCAATAATGAACGCAATTTTGGATACGTTTAACCCCACTTGAATCACATCAATCGTCTTGCCTGTAATATAGAGGGCAATCAACGCATACAGAGCTTGTTCAGGTCCAAACACAATCGCCGCGCTCAACACGACGAGTCCATCGATCAAGAGCACCGCGATCCCGAGCGAAAGCCCCGTAAACTTATGAATGATTTGGGCGATCAAATCCGTGCCGCCTGTCGAAGCATTTGCCCGAAAGACAAGCCCGAGCCCAAGTCCGACCCCAACTCCGCCATACAAGGCGGCAAGCAACGGTTCATCCGTAATCGTCGGCCAGCCTTCTGTTAAAAATACAAACAAAGGTAGGACCAACGTCCCGATGATCGTTTTCAAGCCAAATTGCCTGCCTAACACAACAAATCCAAGTCCGATCAATCCCAAATTAAAAACCCATTGAGTAAAAGCGGGACGCCAATTGAACAGATGTTTCGTGATAATACTAATTCCGCTGACCCCGCCCGAAGCAATATCAAATGCGGCTAGAAACAAATTAAAAGCTAGCGCAATGCAAAACGACCCTATAAACAGGAACGCATATTCTCGAGCGATGTTCAAGCGCGTTTGCTCGCGACGACCTCGGTTACGCTTTTTTCTCGCGATCATCTTAAAACTTATCTCACTTTCATTAAATACTTTGTCTGCAAAGAAGTATATCATTCCACACGCCGCTTTGTAAAAGGTTGAAACTTGTCATTATTCTAGTAAACGGAGTATGATAAGAGCAATTCACTTCATCGAAAATAATAGGGTGGTAAATGTCATGAGGGAACAAATATGAGCCGCGGCAACAATTCAAAAGGATTTACGCTGGTCATCACTGCAGCGTTGTTATGGGGGATGAGCGGCGCCGTCGCCCAAAAGCTGTTTCAACAATATCATATTGAGGTCAATTGGTTAGTGACATCACGACTGCTCATAGCAGGCTTTTTGTTATTAATCGTTCAATTTAAGTTCAGAGATCGCGCCCAAATATTTAACGTATGGCGCCAACCTCGTTCGGCCATCCAGCTGCTCATCTTTGCTCTATTCGGGACGTTAGCCGTGCAATATACGTATATGGCGGCGATTGATCAAGGAAACGCGGCTGTTGGCACGTTGTTGCAATATTTAGCGCCTGCGCTAATTATCCTTTATCTCATTTTGCGCAAACAATCTGCGCTGAACATACGCGACACTGTTTCTGTTAGTTTAGCGTTAATCGGATGTTTTTTGCTGCTTACGGATGGCGCAATATCAAAGCTCTCCGTTCCGCCGATGGCAATTGTTTGGGGCCTGCTCTCCGCAGTTGCGTTAGCCTTTTATACGCTTTATCCTGTTCGACTCTTAAAAAAGTTTGATTCGATCGTAATTGTTGGGTGGGCCATGGTCATTGGCGGTCTCGTCTTAAACGTTGTTCACCCCATTTGGAAAATGGATGTTAGCCGCTTGACGTTAAGCGCTTGGGGGTATTTATTTTTCGTAGTCGTACTCGGCACGATGATCGCCTTTTGGTTTTATATCGAAAGCTTACAAAGCTTAGCGCCGAAAGAAACGAGTTTACTGAGCAGTCTGGAACCATTGGCGGCCGTTCTTTCGACCGTATTTTGGCTCGGCGAACCCTTTGGCCCCTTTCAATGGCTGGGCTCCGCCTGTATGATGATCATGCTCATATTCGTCGCCGTAAATCAAGGGACATCCGTAACGGATAAAAAAACAGACGCAACGCGACAAGTCAGTTAACCTACGCGGGATGGAGACGGGAACTTTCCTTCATTTAACTATATGCGCTTTAACAACACGAAAAAACCCACCAATTCAAGTTGGCGGGTTTGATCGCTTACATATAGGTACGGATCAACGGACTTTGCTGCAAATGTTGCGTACCTTGCATATTTTGCATCGGAGTCATGCGCGGCATATTCGACATTTGGCCCATTTGCGCTTGTCCATAGCTGTCGATTACCGTATGCGTCGTTATGTCTTTCATCGTTGGCACCTGGTAATACCCTTGTTGGTGCATATACTGCCAAACTTCATAGGCCATCTCGGAACAATTCGTTGCCCCTTGTTGCATCATTCTACGCAATCCGGAATCAGCGCATTCGAGAGCCGCCATTGTCTTGCAAATCGTTGACGCTTTGTAGCAACCAAGCATGCCGCTGGAAACATCTCGGTCATCCATTTGGTTGGCGCTTGTATTCGGCATTTGCGTCGGTGGATTGTTTAACCCATAGGATGGCGTGAAATTTTTAGGCGCCTGATAAGGTACCGCTTGGCCCATCCCTCTTTGATTTAACGCTTGAACCATCCCATTGTACTCACTGATCATAAATTGCAGATGGTTATCCATCATTTGAGCCAACTGTTGATCTTTTACGTGGGGACGATACAATTGAAATAGATTAATCCCATTGATCGTATCCGTTAATACTTCATGCATTTCCATCAGTTCGTGGGCTCCAAATTGCGCTGCCATCACACTCATCTCCCCCATCTTGTTGTTTGCTCGCAAAAATTAGGATTGCCCAAATCGAACAACTTTAGTCATAGGATAAAGTTCATAGACATGATCAGAAAACTGACGAACCAAATCGTCAAACTATTTCGATAATGAAATCAAGGAAAGGATTGAATTATGAAACATTTTCAAAGTACCATCGAAAAACTGGAACAAGCTTTTGTTACCTTTATGCGCCACTTGGGACCGAAACTATCGGAAGATGCAGAGTCTGGTTTAACAGGCGCCCAATTTTATATTTTGCATCTACTTTCACAAAAAGAAAAATTCCGCGTTACGGAGATTGCCAATAAGATGTGTGTCAAAACGAGCGCGGTTACAGTGATGGTTGAGCGTTTGCATAAGAACGATTGGGTCGCCCGCTCTCGCGATGAAAAAGATCGCCGCGTCGTATGGATCGGTCTGACGGACAGCGGGAAAGAGGTATTGGCCAACGCGCAAAAACGTCGGTTCAAAATTTTAGCGGAATATTTGCAACATCTCGATCCGAATGAGTTAGACCATTTACTGCATATCTACGAAAAGTTAGGTCAGATCGCGCAAAAGATGGATGAAGCGTAGACCATAAATGGATGGAACGAATAGAGTTAAGAGTCAAAAGTCCACCTATTCAATCAAATGGTTGAGAAAAGAGATGGAATAGATGGAATTTCGACAACTAACCGCGGCACTATGTTCCGTGAAATTTTAAAAGGGGCGTCAGGGACAACCGCAAATGATCGATTTTCCACAACTCCCCTTTTTTAAAAAACCGTTTCTAGCGATAAGGCAGTTCGACGATGCTTTCGGGCTCCCCCTTTACCGCAAATTGAATCGCTTCCCATAGAATCTCTTTCTGCGTTGTAACATCCCCTGCCTGCCCGAAGGTACGCCCCAATGGAAAACGGATATACAACGTTCGCGGCGCTTTCATCTTTTTCGTCACATTCGGCAGGTGGCTAATCCCGGCTGTCCGTATCCCACGTTGTTCAATCGCCCGCTGAATCAATCCCACGGATTGATGGCAAATATATCAGCCGGGCGATAAAATCGCAATATCGATTTCATCGACAACAAGCTGTTCAGCGATTTCAGGTCCAACTTTTTCAATCAATGGGGTCGGGTCAGGCACATAGCCTTGCAAACCGAAATGATGGGCGGCAATACTCCCGATTTTCCCTTCGGACGCTAATTCGCGCAGCCGTTGCAACGGAAACACGCAATTGATATCTTGATCCGCGTCAGCGCGATCGAAATGGGTATGGCTCGTAATCAACTGTTCGATCGGCGTCTCCCCCGGAATAATCCGATAGCTTGAATCGTGTTCCTTCACTTGAAATATCGGTTGCTCGCGCAAATGGACCCCCGCAGTCGTCACCAACACTACTCGAGCCGCTTCAATCGATTTATCCCACTCCGCAATCTGCGGCGCCGTCTCCACTTCCTCGACTTGTGTTTGGGCATACTTCCCAATCAATCTTTGCTTTAGTAACAACATCTTTTACACCTCCTTTAAAATTCGTCTTGCTTCCGCGAGGCGTTGTCCAATCGTAACCAGCATGATCCCCATAAACACGCCGCTACTCCAAAGTAACCCGTTTGGAAGCAACATCATCACGGTCAACATAATAAAGCCTTCTGTGCGTTCCCCTAAACCCGCTTGGTAATAAAACGATTTGGCGCCCTGCTTTTCGGTCACCGCCCCGACGGTTAAAAACACCGTCATTGAAATGACAATCGTCGCTGTGACGAGCAACAACATAAACTGGGCGTGAGGATAACGCGCCGCCAATCCAATTACAACGGACAGCTCAACAACCCTGTCAAACGTAATATCAAGCACCGTCCCCCATGCTGTTGATTTATTCTCCAAACGAGCCATGGAGCCATCGACCGCATCTAGAAATCCAGAAATCCACAGAAACAAAGCCGCCCAATAGACGTGATCGAAATAAATCCATAATCCGCTCGTCAATCCGATTAAGAAACCGAGCCATGTCACTTGATTCGCTGATAATCCGAGTCGAATACACAAGCTGGCTGCGCGGCTAATCACAGGTTCAACATATTTACGAGCATGGGTATCAAGCATGAACGGTCCCCTCTTCCTCAATAAAGTACAAATCAGCGGGATCCCAATTAAGCCCAATTCGATCACCACGTTGCGTCGTTGCTGCTTGTCGCGAGGTTTCAATTATTTCCAAACGGACAGCATGTCCAATTTGCAGCTCTAGATGATAAGCGCCTTGCAAAAATCGAACCTCGATTACTTCAGCCTGGGCTTGCGCCTGATCGTATGTGGCGATCCGAGCGGCATATGGCGGAATCAACAACCAACCCGCCTGATCAACCTTTGTCGCCTGACGATCAAACGGCGTTTGCCAATCGGCATCAGTTGCAACAAATTGCCCAGCTTCCAGTTTACCGCGGATCAAGTTATTCAAGCCGAGAAAACGCGCCACCTCAACGCTAGCGGGTTGACGATACAAACGTTCCGGAGCGTCAACTTGTAACAGCCGCCCTTCACTCATTACTCCCACACGATCCGCCAAAGCAAACGCTTCGGCTCGATCATGCGTGACCAACACGATCGTCACTCCCATATCTTCATGAAGTCCTCTTAACCAGGCTTGCATTTCCTCGCGCAAACCCGGATCAAGGGCGCTGAATGGCTCATCCATTAACAGCACTGTTGGCTCCAATACAAGCGAACGAACGAGGGAAACGCGTTGCTGTTGACCGCCGCTCAACTCATGCGGAAACCGTTGTTCGAAACCGCTCAGTCCCGCTCGCTCCAAAAAAACACGCGCTTTTTCTAAACGAGCGGCCTTCCCCATCCCTTTCATTTTAAGACCGAAGGCGACATTATCTTCCACACTCATATGCGGAAACAGCAGCGCTTGTTGAAAGACCATCCCAAATCCTCGTTTTTCAGCAGCAACACCGGTGATTAACCGACCGTCCGCGTAAAGCTCGCCCGCATCAGCCTGTTCTAACCCGGCGATCAACTTTAAAAGAGTTGTTTTACCGCAGCCAGACGGACCTAACAACGCGAATAATTCGCCCTTTTTAACTTCTATGTGCTCGACAACCAAGCGAAAGGAATCATCGGCCCCGTATTGTTTCTGAATGTCATTCATTTGCAATGCCGACACGTTACCCCTCCTTTACGACTTGATTCGACTCTTGCCGATAATAGCGTTTTAACAGTCGATCCATGAACACGAGAGCAAACAATGCCATCATCGTGAACAAGATCGTGTATGCCGCCGCGACTCCTAAATCTCCGCCGTTTAAAAACGGAAATAGCAAAATAGGCAGCGTGATCACTTGACCGCTTCCGATCAGAAACGTGATCAAATATTGACTCAATGAAACAAGTATACTTAACGCGGAACCGACAGCGATTCCTGGAATTAAGTGAGGCAAGGCAACATACCAAAAACGTTGCAGCGGACCCGCTCCAAGCATCTGCGCTTGCTGTTCCCAAGCATAGCCTAATGTCTGATAGCTCGAAGTGAGCGCCCGTATAACATACGGCAATGTCGGCGGAAGATGAGCTAAGATCACACCAAATACCGTCTCCGTTAATTGCAAACGGACAAACGTGAAATGAATCCCCATCATCGCCGCAAATGGCGGAATAATTATCGGAGAATAAAGAATTGCGCTGATCCATGTTTTCCCCCGCAACTCCGCTCGCGCCAACGCATTTCCTGCAGGGATCGCCAACAACAAGTTGATCGCCGTCACCGCAAACGCAATCGCCAGACTGTAACCAACCGCTTGATAGGTTCCCGAATGGCTGGAAAAAACGTATTGCCACGTTCGCAAACTCCATTCAACAGGGATCAGTTCAGGCCAACGCCACGACCCCGACAAACTCATTAACAACAACGGAAAGAAAGGAAACAGAAAAGCGATCGCAAAGATACTTCCAATCAGCCTCAATTCCATCCCCTGCTTTCTTCCCCTAACCAGCTCTTGCTCAAACGGTAAGCCAACAACCCTAACAAAGCGGTAATGAAGGCAATCAATATATTTAAAGCAAGCGCCAGCGGTCGCTCATTCACAATGTCGCCGGAAAAAAGTTGATAGGCAAAAACCGAGATCATCTGCGGGTAGGTGACCCCTAACAAGAGCGGGATTTCGAAAGCGGAGAATTTAAAAGCGAACACGATAAAACTAGCGGCCAACCAACTCGGCATCAAAAGGGGCAACACAATCTCACGAAAATAAGCCCATCGACCCGCCCCAAGGATGCGGGCAACCTGGCCCCATTGATCCTGAATCCGCAGCAATACAGGAACAAGCATAAAAGCAATAAACGGACTTTCCTTCCAGACGTAGGCGCTGATAATCCCCCAACCGAATGATTCATGGACAAGGATGGGAAAATCCTGAATTTCATCGATCCAGCCAAACGCGAACAACAACCGGGAAATCCAACCGCTCTGCATCAACAGCAGAGCGACCAGATAAGCGACCGCCAAATGCGGGATCAACATTGGAAATTGCAAAATGCGCCGCCCAATCCCCTTCATCTGAATAAAACTCAGTCCCAACGCGAGACCGACGAACGCCGATAGCAAAGTCGATAACGCTGTAATCCGCAACGTATACAGAATCGATCGCCTGAAATCCGCGTTTTGCAGTAAGTCTACATAAGGCTGGAAAGAGATCTCTCGCTCGCCCACCAACGAATAAAGGCCGATACTTTCCAGAAATCCGAGTAAAAAACCGCCGAAAAACAACAAACCGATGACGCTAATCGCTGGCAACACTAAAAGATAAGGCTTAAGGTTTCGCCACATGTTCATGCCATTGTTTCTCTAACGCCTCTACGTATTCCGCGGGTATTTCAGGAACTTGATGATCAGACAACACTTCATTGCTCAGCGTTGCGACGCCTCGATCGATCGCTTCAATTTGTTGACGTTGCTCATCAGACAACTTGTCCATATCTAAGACCATTCCTTCTCCCCAATATTGCGGATCAAATTTCGTAATTTGGGCCTCAGGAGACAGTAAGAAGTTAATCGCAACCATTGCTCCCGCTTGTTTTCCCGAGTTGTACGGAATCGCTAAAAAGTGCGTATTCGCTAACGTTCCATTTTTCAACACAAATGTTCGGGTGGAATCCTGGAACGTCCCTTTCATCATTTCATTGGACGCTTTCGCTGGATCATAACCCATCGTCATCCACACTTCGCCATTGCTGTATAGTTGGTCCAGCTTTGCTGAGTTTTCGGGATACGTCTTCCCTTCCCGCCACAAAAACGGTTTAATTTCGTTTAAATAATCCCACATCGGTTGCCAATTCCCGACCACCTCTTCTGAAAAGGGTTTCATGTATTGCTCATGTCCCCCAGTCGTTTCATATAACACGTGACGAATAAAGGCACTGCCCGTAAAATCAGGCGGAGACGGATACGTGAACTTTCCCGGATTTTCCTCAACCCACTGTTTTAACTCTTCCATTGTTTGCGGCGGCTCCGCCACTTTATCTTGATCATAGACAAACACAAATTGCGCTTTGCCCCACGGCGCCTCCAAGCCATCCGTCTCTATACCAAAATCAAATTGGATATCTGCGGCCTCGCCGTCGACGTATTCGTTAAAATTAGGCAACTTTTCAGTGATCGGCCCCCATAATAGGTCATTGCTTTTCGCCGTCCTAAAGTTTTCCCCATTTAACCAAAGCAGGTCAATACTGCCTGTCTCTTTACCCGCTTTCTTCTCGACTAATAACTGATTGATCGTTTCTTCAATATCGCTAACAGGCACGCGACGCAGGTCCACCTCGTATTCTTCTTGCAAACGCGGCTTGATCCATTCATCCAAATAACGGTTTGTCGTATCACTGCCGCCATACATATATATGTTCACTTGCTGACCTTTCGCTTGCTCTGTAATTTGCTCCCAATTCAAGGCCAAGATGTCTTCCGTAGGTTGCTCCGACTCCGCGACTGGCTCCTTCGAATCAGAGGAACATGCCGTCAATAAACCGAGGGCGCAAATAAACCCAACCATCGCATATTTTCTAAAATTTTTTTTCATTTTTGCTGCTCCACTCCATAATCCATACTATTTTTTTGTTGTTGTCTTCTTTTAAAAAAGAAAGGAACGACCGCTAAAATCACGACCAGAATGATGGCAAAATAAAACGTTGGGGAAAAGATAGCATGCAGTGAATGCCCCAAGTAATTGTAGGCAAAAGCCCCGGGGATAATACCGAACGGCGTCGCCAATGCATAATCGCGGAAGCGAACTTTCGATAACCCCGCTCCATAATTAACCGCGTCAAATGGAACAAGTGGGATTAAGCGCAATAGAAAGATCGCTTTGAATCCTTGTTGCTCGAGTTGCTGATCCCACAACGTTAAACGACGTCCCATCCACTTTTGGATCGTCTCCCTGCCTAATTTACGAGCCAGGCCGAATGCTAAAAAGGAGCCCAGCGTGGCCCCAATCAAATCGAGCAAGGTTCCCCACCACGGACCAAAGGTCATCCCGCCGGTCAGCGATAGAATAATCGCGGGAAACAGAAAAAGGGGCCGAATCGTGTAGATGAGGACGTACAGCACAGGGGCTAACCAGCCAAACGAAAGAATAAAATCGCGAATCCGCTCCGGCGTTAATACGTCCATCCCGATTTTCGCGCTGATGATCCCCAAGCCCAATAAGACTGCGACAGCTAGGCTCAACTTCATCACTTTATTCACTATTTCTTCCCCTTCCTCCTCCATCGTCGTAACAAACGGGCATATAGCTTAAGCAACTGATTCAGCCTTCCCGAAAAAAGTTTCTCTCGCCAGTACAAATCCGCCGTTTGTTGGACCGCTCCGACGCGAGATGGATACGGATGGATCACCTGCGACAACGCGCCGATCTTATGGTTAAAATGTTTGGCGAAAACGACTTCTTGCAGCAGATCTCCAGCCCCGCGACCGACCGCTTGAGCCCCAAGGATTTTTCCCTTGTGATCAGTCACCACCTTCAACAATCCATTGGCCTCATCGTCAGTAATAAACCGATCGACTTGATCGAGCGATAGTCGATACGTTTGACAGCGAACGCCGCGGCGACGGGCTTCTTGTTCGGTCCAACCGAGCTGAACGAACTCGGGATCCGTATAAAGCACAGTCGGAATCGTATCATAGTCGAGCTTGCTCTTGACGTGAAAAAGAGCGTGGGAGATCGCCGCTTTCCCCTCTGCTCCAGCCACATGCGTGAACGGCATACGACCATTGACATCCCCGACCGCATAGATATGTTTGCGCGTTGTCCGCAGCTGTTGATCCACAACGACCCTTCCTTTTTCGTCCACCTCTACACCCGCCTGCTCTAAGTTCAGTCCAGCCGTATTCGCTACTCTGCCCGCGGCGACGAGGATCCGATCGACCACTAGTTGCTGAACACGACCCTCAATCTGTAATGTGACTTGAATCGCTTGTTTATGTTTGGCAAAGTACGTTGCAGTCGCGTTGGTTAAAATGTGGATACCTTCCTGTTCCAACGCCGCGCGCAGGTGTCCCACTGTTTCAGGCTCTTCATTAGCTAAAATCGTTGACGCCCGTTCCAAGATGGTCACTTCACAACCAAAGCGCCGCAACGCTTGCCCCAACTCCAGCCCAATTGGCCCCGCCCCAAGCGCGAGCCATCTTTTTGGCAAGTCGGTCATTTCCCAAAAGGTTTCATTTGTGACATAGCCCACCTTTTGCAAACCGGGAATTGAGGGGATAAACGGACGAGAACCTGTCGCGATGATGATTCTATCCCCTGTAATCTGTTGCTGGCCATTGATCATCACCGTACGGTCATCGACAAAAGCCCCTTTGCCTGGAAAAATCGTGACGCCCAACCCCTCAAAACGAGCAGGATCATCGTGCTTTTGGATGACGCGAATCGCCTTCAAATAATGTTCGCGAATTTTCGTGTAATCAAGCGGTGTTGTTTGCGTAAAACCGAACGGCGCCGCTCTTCGCGCCGAGTGTATAAGCTGGGCTGTGTGTAATAACGCTTTACTTGGTACGCACCCCGTCCATAAACAATCGCCGCCTAATGGACCCTCGTGAATAAGCGCTGTTTTCGCGCCAAAGGCAGCGGCCCCCGATGCGGCTGTTAGCCCCCCAGCGCCCCCGCCAATGACAATCACATCATAATAATCTGACATATGTTTCGTTTATTGAGCCTTATCCGTTTTCGATTGATCCATTTTCGTAAATGACGATCTCTTCTTCCAAGCGGCCAAAATAATCGCCAAGCAAATCACAGCAACGAAAATAAAGAACAATACTTTTACAGAACTCGAGGCCGTTTGCCCTAGATAGGAATATAAAATGGTCGCTGGCGCCTGACCAATTCCCGTCGCGATAAAGAATCCCCAAAACCGCATTGAGGTCAATCCCGCGCCATAACTGACTAAGTCAAACGAAACGATCGGCAGCAAGCGAGCAATCAAAATTGAATGTTTACCGTATTTTTCAAAAAACTGATCTGTCCAATCCAAAGCTGTTCGCGTGACCAATTTTTCAACCGCTGGACGTCCCAACGCCTTAGCAATAAAGAAACAGAGAGCCGCTCCCAACATGGCGCTGCTCCAGGACAGCAATCCTCCCCAAAAAGCGCCAAACAACATCCCATTCGCAAATGTAATAACAAACGCGGGCAATGGCGCCGCAATCGCTTGAAACACCATTAAAAAAGCCGAAATAATGGGAGCCCAAATCCCAAATGAAAGTAGATAATTACGGAACGATTCAATGTTTCCAGTTGCGCCCGCAGAGGCCAGCATTTTTGCGGAATCATTGATAAAGTAGCGGACCCCTGGTTGAACAAGATATAAAATCACGCTGCCACCGAGCAAAGCCACGACAATCCAGATCGATAACCGTTGTTTTTTATCCATGT containing:
- a CDS encoding ABC transporter permease, which gives rise to MELRLIGSIFAIAFLFPFFPLLLMSLSGSWRWPELIPVEWSLRTWQYVFSSHSGTYQAVGYSLAIAFAVTAINLLLAIPAGNALARAELRGKTWISAILYSPIIIPPFAAMMGIHFTFVRLQLTETVFGVILAHLPPTLPYVIRALTSSYQTLGYAWEQQAQMLGAGPLQRFWYVALPHLIPGIAVGSALSILVSLSQYLITFLIGSGQVITLPILLFPFLNGGDLGVAAAYTILFTMMALFALVFMDRLLKRYYRQESNQVVKEG
- a CDS encoding ABC transporter ATP-binding protein, whose amino-acid sequence is MSALQMNDIQKQYGADDSFRLVVEHIEVKKGELFALLGPSGCGKTTLLKLIAGLEQADAGELYADGRLITGVAAEKRGFGMVFQQALLFPHMSVEDNVAFGLKMKGMGKAARLEKARVFLERAGLSGFEQRFPHELSGGQQQRVSLVRSLVLEPTVLLMDEPFSALDPGLREEMQAWLRGLHEDMGVTIVLVTHDRAEAFALADRVGVMSEGRLLQVDAPERLYRQPASVEVARFLGLNNLIRGKLEAGQFVATDADWQTPFDRQATKVDQAGWLLIPPYAARIATYDQAQAQAEVIEVRFLQGAYHLELQIGHAVRLEIIETSRQAATTQRGDRIGLNWDPADLYFIEEEGTVHA
- a CDS encoding MarR family winged helix-turn-helix transcriptional regulator, with protein sequence MKHFQSTIEKLEQAFVTFMRHLGPKLSEDAESGLTGAQFYILHLLSQKEKFRVTEIANKMCVKTSAVTVMVERLHKNDWVARSRDEKDRRVVWIGLTDSGKEVLANAQKRRFKILAEYLQHLDPNELDHLLHIYEKLGQIAQKMDEA
- a CDS encoding spore coat protein; translated protein: MAAQFGAHELMEMHEVLTDTINGINLFQLYRPHVKDQQLAQMMDNHLQFMISEYNGMVQALNQRGMGQAVPYQAPKNFTPSYGLNNPPTQMPNTSANQMDDRDVSSGMLGCYKASTICKTMAALECADSGLRRMMQQGATNCSEMAYEVWQYMHQQGYYQVPTMKDITTHTVIDSYGQAQMGQMSNMPRMTPMQNMQGTQHLQQSPLIRTYM
- a CDS encoding glycine/sarcosine/betaine reductase selenoprotein B family protein, which translates into the protein MLLLKQRLIGKYAQTQVEEVETAPQIAEWDKSIEAARVVLVTTAGVHLREQPIFQVKEHDSSYRIIPGETPIEQLITSHTHFDRADADQDINCVFPLQRLRELASEGKIGSIAAHHFGLQGYVPDPTPLIEKVGPEIAEQLVVDEIDIAILSPG
- a CDS encoding CDP-alcohol phosphatidyltransferase family protein; the encoded protein is MLDTHARKYVEPVISRAASLCIRLGLSANQVTWLGFLIGLTSGLWIYFDHVYWAALFLWISGFLDAVDGSMARLENKSTAWGTVLDITFDRVVELSVVIGLAARYPHAQFMLLLVTATIVISMTVFLTVGAVTEKQGAKSFYYQAGLGERTEGFIMLTVMMLLPNGLLWSSGVFMGIMLVTIGQRLAEARRILKEV
- a CDS encoding YitT family protein; this encodes MIARKKRNRGRREQTRLNIAREYAFLFIGSFCIALAFNLFLAAFDIASGGVSGISIITKHLFNWRPAFTQWVFNLGLIGLGFVVLGRQFGLKTIIGTLVLPLFVFLTEGWPTITDEPLLAALYGGVGVGLGLGLVFRANASTGGTDLIAQIIHKFTGLSLGIAVLLIDGLVVLSAAIVFGPEQALYALIALYITGKTIDVIQVGLNVSKIAFIIAQDAEKIQQAILYEMDRGVTKIPGYGGYTDKERPVLMCVVSQNEINTLKQAVREIDPAAFIIVTSANEVLGEGFKR
- a CDS encoding EamA family transporter — encoded protein: MSRGNNSKGFTLVITAALLWGMSGAVAQKLFQQYHIEVNWLVTSRLLIAGFLLLIVQFKFRDRAQIFNVWRQPRSAIQLLIFALFGTLAVQYTYMAAIDQGNAAVGTLLQYLAPALIILYLILRKQSALNIRDTVSVSLALIGCFLLLTDGAISKLSVPPMAIVWGLLSAVALAFYTLYPVRLLKKFDSIVIVGWAMVIGGLVLNVVHPIWKMDVSRLTLSAWGYLFFVVVLGTMIAFWFYIESLQSLAPKETSLLSSLEPLAAVLSTVFWLGEPFGPFQWLGSACMMIMLIFVAVNQGTSVTDKKTDATRQVS
- a CDS encoding ABC transporter permease; this encodes MNMWRNLKPYLLVLPAISVIGLLFFGGFLLGFLESIGLYSLVGEREISFQPYVDLLQNADFRRSILYTLRITALSTLLSAFVGLALGLSFIQMKGIGRRILQFPMLIPHLAVAYLVALLLMQSGWISRLLFAFGWIDEIQDFPILVHESFGWGIISAYVWKESPFIAFMLVPVLLRIQDQWGQVARILGAGRWAYFREIVLPLLMPSWLAASFIVFAFKFSAFEIPLLLGVTYPQMISVFAYQLFSGDIVNERPLALALNILIAFITALLGLLAYRLSKSWLGEESRGWN